ATTACGATGGACTGTGAAGACGGTGCTCAAACAGGGAAAGAAAAAGAACACGCAGAAATGATTGTTCGCATTCAAAATTCTGAACTCAATAAACACAAAATGAGTGGTGTTCGTATACATGATTATACCAACGAACATTGGAGAGGTGATATTGATATCATCGTTCCTGGAGCTGGAAACGTAATTGCTTATATCACAATCCCAAAACCTACAAAAGCAAGCCAAGTAAAAGAACAAATCTCTTACATCCAAGAAGCTTGTAAAAAAGCAGGAATCAAAAGAGAAATTCCAATTCACGTTTTAATTGAAACTCATGGTGCATTAAACGATGTTTTCGAAATTGCAAGCCTTCCTTGGTTACAAGTTTTAGATTTTGGACTTATGGACTTTATCTCTGGTCACCACGGCGCAATCCCTGCTTCTTGTATGAAATCACCAGGTCAGTTCGACCACGAACTTCTCCGCCGAGGAAAAGCAAACCTAGTGGCTGCGGCACTTATGAATGGTGTGATCCCAGCACATAACGTAACTTTGGATCTTAAAAATGTCTACCAAACTTATGCGGATGCAAAACGTGCGCATGATGAATTTGGTTTTTTACGTATGTGGTCCATTTACCCTGCGCAAATCCAATCCATTTTGGATGCAATGGCGCCTAACTTTGCTGAAACACAAACTGCTTGTGATATTCTAATCAAAGCGCAAGATGCAGAATGGGGACCAATCCAACATGATGGGGACCTTCATGACCGTGCAACATATCGTTATTTCTGGGAACTTGTTCAGAGAGCAAAACTCACGGGACAAAAACTTCCAGAAGAAGTAGAAAAAAGATTTTTCTCCAAATAAATACAAAAGTTTAAACTTTATATTTAATTGAATTAAGAAGCCCACAAATGTGGGCTTTTTTTATTTTAACTTAAACTTTTCTACCTGAGTTGATAAATAAGAAGCTTGGGAAGCAATATCAGCAGAAACGATTGTTAATTGGTCTGAACCTGAGGCAACATCTTGTGTTCCATTTGAAATACTGATGATTGTTTTAGAAATTTCTTCAGTTGCTCGTTTTTGTTCAAACACTGCTTCTTCAATTTGTAAGTTTAGATTTGTAAGTAAGTTAGAATTTTGGGCAATGTCTTTTGCATTATTCTCTTGTAATAATACCGAATTTAACACTCGATTTGCAGAAGTTTCGAATTCTTTCACTCGGTTGTTCAATAGATTTAATACCTGTGCTGCTTCTGTTACTTTACGATTTCCATTTTCCACAGCGGAATTGGTGGAGATGACAAGGTCTCCAATTTCTTTTACGGAAGTGCCAGTTTGTAATGCTAATTTTCCAATTTCTTCTGCAACTACAGCAAACCCACGTCCAGCATCCCCTGCTCTCGCGGCTTCAATCGCTGCATTCAAAGCAAGTAAATTGGTTTTTTCAGAAATTTCCGTTATGATATCTAATACTTCACTGATCCTTTCTGCTTTTTCACCAATATCTTCCATTGCCTTAGTGGAATCATTCATCGCCGTTTCTCCGACTACTGCATGTTCTCGTGATTCGGACGCAAACTTAGCAAGGTATTCCATCTCTTTATTGATATTTTGCACTTCTTCCCGTAGAGTAAGCACTGATCGGTCAATTTCTTTCATCTTAAGAACTGCTTCCTCCATAGATTGACCAACATTGTCTGCAGATGCAGATAATTCCTCAACGGCAGCAGATGATTCTTCAGCGGCACTAGCTTGTGTTTGAGAGATATCAGATAAATTTTGAGAAGTGGAAGCCATTTGATTAGACTGGTTTCCTAATTTTTCCACAGTGAGTTTGATATCGCCAATGATGGAA
The sequence above is a segment of the Leptospira sp. WS39.C2 genome. Coding sequences within it:
- a CDS encoding CoA ester lyase, with product MALTHPQSALFAGEKPFPIIPACEHFAGSEKLITKALELQNKLGGLFDITMDCEDGAQTGKEKEHAEMIVRIQNSELNKHKMSGVRIHDYTNEHWRGDIDIIVPGAGNVIAYITIPKPTKASQVKEQISYIQEACKKAGIKREIPIHVLIETHGALNDVFEIASLPWLQVLDFGLMDFISGHHGAIPASCMKSPGQFDHELLRRGKANLVAAALMNGVIPAHNVTLDLKNVYQTYADAKRAHDEFGFLRMWSIYPAQIQSILDAMAPNFAETQTACDILIKAQDAEWGPIQHDGDLHDRATYRYFWELVQRAKLTGQKLPEEVEKRFFSK